The sequence below is a genomic window from Streptomyces sp. B21-105.
GTCTGATGGTTGCCACAGAAACGGACTCACAGGACATCCGGGGGTCTCGGCAACGGACCTCACGGAGGATCCTGGGTTACGCCACATCCAGCCCCTACCGCCCAAAGGCGGCCTACTCCACCTCGGTGGAGGTGACGGTCTACGTCGCTCCGGACGCCGGCGGGCGCGGCATCGGCACACTGCTCTACAAGGCGCTCTTCGAAGCGCTCGCGGACGAGGACCTGCACCGCGCGTACGCGGGCATCGCACAGCCCAACGAAGCGTCCGTGCGGTTGCACGAACGCTTCGGGTTCCGGCACGTCGGCACCTACCGGGAGGTCGGCCGGAAGTTCGGCCGCTACTGGGACGTGGCCTGGTACGAGAAAGACCTCTGAGCGCCGACGCAGCACCGACACGGCCGCGATTCACCGCCGACGCGACACCGCAGACGCAGACGGGCGGCCGTCGCCCGCGGTCCCGACGAGCCGTCCCGCTCCTCAGCCGAAC
It includes:
- a CDS encoding GNAT family N-acetyltransferase; the encoded protein is MMSERTEVQVRPGTEADLEALTSLYNHYVRETPITFDTAVFRPEERRPWLLSHPVDGPYRLMVATETDSQDIRGSRQRTSRRILGYATSSPYRPKAAYSTSVEVTVYVAPDAGGRGIGTLLYKALFEALADEDLHRAYAGIAQPNEASVRLHERFGFRHVGTYREVGRKFGRYWDVAWYEKDL